A window of Longispora fulva contains these coding sequences:
- a CDS encoding GGDEF domain-containing protein has product MARGTDGPVVDAEWASFRGLMGEGRLAEVIALADRVVAESMDPHRTAQALNQKLAAYLNMGHPAGHGALLDQMQAALVEAPDPRLVGQFHILSGMIACELGSTGTAVTHAVQAERALLRMPDTTLGAVDAWHDLCVVYTAIGFYAEAMTARQHAARVCAAAGLGPAAAACTASQVGAAIDLDHRGDTEGCVRGLRALVLASRAIVAEIQGFERAFLYYAVRRLAALDQQVDLPVPLAFGTSTDRNVANVLAAAAVCDAIGAGATDTAVELLERSPQISDTMGVVEPVRLRSLALARGGDFAGALAAERAMARMVTVEDRRLRELFTDSVGARLDQDKLRRVAAQYANAASTDPLTGLPNRRRISAFLADLTRRGAGAMIGALDLDGFKAVNDTHGHPAGDVVLQRIAGVFGRMVRQGDLLARYGGDEFVVILPGASAEEAVEIGGRIRAAVDAEDWSELVPGTPVSVSVGWAALSGDGRAGLRAADEALYRAKRARPAAGPAIS; this is encoded by the coding sequence GTGGCGCGCGGGACTGACGGACCTGTGGTCGACGCCGAGTGGGCGTCGTTTCGGGGCTTGATGGGCGAGGGGCGGCTGGCCGAGGTCATCGCCCTGGCCGACCGTGTGGTCGCGGAGTCCATGGACCCGCACCGCACGGCCCAGGCGCTGAACCAGAAGCTGGCCGCCTACCTCAACATGGGGCACCCGGCGGGCCACGGCGCGCTGCTCGACCAGATGCAGGCGGCACTGGTCGAGGCGCCCGACCCCCGACTGGTCGGCCAGTTCCACATCCTGTCGGGCATGATCGCCTGCGAGCTGGGTTCGACGGGTACGGCCGTGACGCACGCCGTGCAGGCCGAGCGCGCGCTGCTCCGGATGCCGGACACCACCCTGGGCGCGGTGGACGCCTGGCACGACCTGTGCGTGGTGTACACGGCGATCGGGTTCTACGCCGAGGCGATGACCGCCCGCCAGCATGCCGCGCGGGTCTGTGCCGCCGCGGGCCTGGGTCCGGCGGCGGCGGCGTGCACCGCTTCGCAGGTCGGCGCGGCGATCGACCTGGACCACCGGGGCGACACCGAGGGCTGCGTGCGGGGGCTGCGGGCCCTGGTGCTTGCCAGTAGGGCCATCGTGGCGGAGATCCAGGGCTTCGAGCGGGCCTTCCTGTACTACGCCGTGCGCCGCCTGGCCGCCCTCGACCAGCAGGTCGACCTGCCCGTCCCGCTCGCCTTCGGCACCTCGACCGACCGCAACGTCGCCAACGTGCTGGCCGCGGCGGCGGTCTGCGACGCGATCGGGGCCGGGGCCACGGACACGGCCGTGGAGCTGTTGGAACGCTCGCCGCAGATCTCGGACACGATGGGCGTGGTCGAGCCGGTCCGGCTGCGGTCCCTCGCGCTGGCCAGGGGCGGGGACTTCGCCGGGGCGCTGGCCGCCGAGCGGGCGATGGCCCGGATGGTCACTGTCGAGGACCGCCGGCTGCGGGAGCTGTTCACCGACAGTGTCGGGGCCCGGCTGGACCAGGACAAGCTGCGCCGGGTCGCGGCGCAGTACGCGAACGCGGCCTCGACCGACCCGCTGACCGGGCTGCCGAACCGGCGGCGGATCTCCGCGTTCCTGGCCGATCTCACCCGGCGGGGCGCGGGCGCGATGATCGGGGCGCTGGACCTCGACGGGTTCAAGGCGGTCAACGACACCCACGGACACCCGGCCGGGGACGTGGTCCTGCAACGGATCGCCGGCGTGTTCGGCCGGATGGTGCGGCAGGGCGACCTGCTGGCCCGGTACGGCGGGGACGAGTTCGTGGTGATCCTGCCCGGGGCGAGCGCCGAGGAGGCCGTGGAGATCGGCGGGCGGATCCGGGCCGCGGTGGACGCGGAGGACTGGTCGGAGCTGGTGCCGGGTACCCCGGTGTCGGTCAGTGTCGGCTGGGCGGCGCTGTCCGGCGACGGGAGGGCGGGGCTGCGGGCGGCCGACGAGGCGCTGTACCGGGCCAAGCGGGCCCGTCCGGCTGCGGGTCCCGCGATCAGCTGA
- a CDS encoding MFS transporter encodes MLAFRWYLVISTVNGFAAAVIFTLNLVYQIRTVGLGPLHLVLVGTVMEVVCFVAQTPTGLIADRFGRKLSVCCGFALMGAGMLVEGLVPAFGPILVGIALWGIGACCVDGALEAWVADEIGDAVSDERTFTRGAQAAQVATVLGIGAAVPLAGIRLNVPILVGAVLWLLLAAALVAAMPEHAFRRPPADVGMFRQLGDGLRVIRRRPALVRLIAVGLFVGLGSEGFDRLEKAHFLTFAFPAGGALLWFGVLGATGLLGSVFLTGALARRVDAGDPGRLVLVLTVVQGLFVAAVAGFALSGVFWAAAVAYMAARMLRSAAGPFFALVFTRHTEPAHRATVLSVAGQVDAVGQIAGGPVVGFVGEVASVRLALLATALLMAPAVPLLSRVPSAGRVPADAS; translated from the coding sequence TTGCTCGCGTTTCGGTGGTATCTGGTCATCTCGACGGTCAACGGCTTCGCGGCCGCCGTCATCTTCACCCTCAACCTCGTCTACCAGATCCGGACGGTCGGGCTGGGCCCGCTGCACCTGGTGCTCGTCGGTACCGTGATGGAGGTCGTCTGTTTCGTCGCGCAGACCCCGACGGGCCTGATCGCTGACCGGTTCGGCCGCAAACTGTCCGTGTGCTGCGGCTTCGCGCTGATGGGCGCGGGCATGCTCGTCGAGGGCCTGGTGCCGGCCTTCGGGCCGATCCTCGTCGGGATCGCGCTGTGGGGGATCGGCGCGTGTTGCGTCGACGGGGCCCTGGAGGCCTGGGTCGCCGACGAGATCGGCGACGCGGTCAGCGACGAGCGGACCTTCACCCGGGGCGCGCAGGCCGCCCAGGTGGCCACGGTGCTCGGGATCGGCGCGGCGGTCCCGCTCGCCGGGATCCGGCTCAACGTGCCGATCCTGGTCGGGGCGGTGTTGTGGCTGCTGCTCGCGGCGGCACTGGTGGCCGCGATGCCCGAGCACGCCTTCCGCAGGCCGCCCGCCGACGTGGGGATGTTCCGTCAGCTCGGCGACGGGCTGCGGGTGATCCGCCGCCGGCCGGCCCTGGTCCGGCTGATCGCGGTCGGCCTGTTCGTCGGGCTCGGCTCGGAGGGCTTCGACCGGCTGGAGAAGGCGCATTTCCTGACGTTCGCGTTCCCGGCCGGCGGCGCGTTGCTGTGGTTCGGGGTGCTGGGCGCGACCGGGCTGCTCGGTTCGGTGTTCCTCACCGGGGCGCTGGCCCGGCGGGTGGACGCCGGCGATCCGGGGCGGCTGGTGCTGGTGCTGACCGTGGTGCAGGGCCTGTTCGTCGCGGCGGTGGCCGGGTTCGCGCTGTCGGGGGTGTTCTGGGCGGCGGCGGTGGCGTACATGGCGGCCCGGATGCTGCGCTCGGCGGCCGGTCCGTTCTTCGCGCTGGTCTTCACCCGGCACACCGAACCGGCGCACCGCGCGACGGTGCTGTCGGTGGCCGGCCAGGTCGACGCGGTCGGCCAGATCGCCGGCGGGCCGGTGGTGGGGTTCGTGGGCGAGGTCGCGTCGGTCCGGCTCGCCCTGCTGGCCACCGCGTTGCTGATGGCCCCGGCGGTGCCGTTGCTGTCCCGGGTGCCGTCGGCCGGGCGAGTTCCCGCGGACGCGTCGTGA
- a CDS encoding MFS transporter produces MIAVKVRRSFIAGMLIDSVGTGLYMPFALLFFTTVSGLSLATVGVGLSVAALIGVGFSPLSGIAIDRFGARPVLLGSYAVRMVAFLSFLAVGNFTGFLIVATISGIAEKAAFPATLGLISELVEGRERDRLRALNRSVRNGGLGIGGLIAAAAIAGGGTTGYLAIAVANAASFLVAALLLIPVRGTVARQVADKDSAGYATVLRDRPYLALTGVNVLGGLAFSALGLAIPVYATGTLGVSASWIGIVFGVNTAMVSLFGVPLARLAERYRRTRIAALGALLFAASFAVMPLLGVLDLGGTALIGALLAIVALYSLGEILHGQGEGNLAVDSAPAALRGRYMVVHQLSWSASSVLAPAMFTSLLAWNSAVLWIGLAVAVGASAGGFLALERRLPARAVRATGDAPVAARATVRKAVVATA; encoded by the coding sequence ATGATCGCCGTCAAGGTTCGCCGCTCCTTCATCGCCGGCATGCTCATCGACTCGGTCGGCACCGGCCTCTACATGCCCTTCGCCCTGCTGTTCTTCACCACGGTCAGTGGCCTGTCCCTGGCGACGGTCGGAGTCGGCCTGTCGGTGGCAGCCCTGATCGGCGTCGGGTTCTCCCCGCTGTCGGGGATCGCGATCGACCGGTTCGGGGCCCGCCCGGTGCTGCTGGGCAGCTACGCGGTGCGGATGGTCGCGTTCCTGTCCTTCCTGGCCGTCGGGAACTTCACCGGCTTCCTGATCGTGGCCACCATCTCCGGCATCGCGGAGAAGGCCGCGTTCCCGGCCACGCTGGGCCTGATCAGCGAGCTGGTCGAGGGCAGGGAACGCGACCGGCTGCGCGCCCTCAACCGCAGTGTCCGCAACGGCGGGCTCGGCATCGGCGGCCTGATCGCCGCGGCGGCGATCGCCGGCGGCGGCACCACCGGCTACCTGGCCATCGCTGTCGCCAACGCCGCGAGCTTCCTCGTCGCCGCCCTGCTGCTGATCCCGGTGCGCGGCACGGTCGCGCGCCAGGTAGCGGACAAGGACTCCGCCGGCTACGCCACGGTGCTCCGCGACCGGCCGTACCTGGCGCTGACCGGCGTCAACGTGCTCGGCGGCCTGGCGTTCTCCGCCCTGGGCCTGGCCATCCCGGTGTACGCCACCGGCACGCTGGGCGTGTCCGCGAGCTGGATCGGCATCGTCTTCGGCGTCAACACCGCCATGGTCTCCCTCTTTGGCGTCCCCCTGGCCCGGCTCGCCGAACGCTACCGCCGGACCAGGATCGCCGCGCTCGGCGCGCTGCTGTTCGCCGCGTCGTTCGCCGTGATGCCGCTGCTCGGGGTGCTGGACCTGGGCGGGACCGCCCTGATCGGCGCGCTGCTGGCCATCGTCGCGCTGTACTCGCTCGGCGAGATCCTCCACGGTCAGGGCGAGGGCAACCTGGCCGTGGACTCCGCACCCGCGGCGCTGCGCGGCCGGTACATGGTGGTGCACCAGCTGTCCTGGTCGGCGTCGAGCGTGCTGGCCCCGGCGATGTTCACCAGCCTGCTCGCCTGGAACTCCGCCGTGCTGTGGATCGGGCTCGCGGTGGCGGTGGGGGCCTCGGCCGGCGGCTTCCTGGCCTTGGAGCGCCGGCTGCCGGCCCGGGCCGTGCGGGCGACCGGCGACGCCCCGGTGGCCGCGAGGGCCACCGTGCGCAAGGCGGTCGTCGCCACGGCTTAG
- a CDS encoding zinc-binding dehydrogenase, producing MRAIVISRHGGPEVLIPADLPDPVAADGEVLIRVRAFGLNHAELYMRDGSWGDLAPVPGIECAGTVESDPAGRLAPGTRVVALMGGLGRTRNGSYAELVTVPATNVVPVDTTLSWPDLAALPEVYATAWSGLRTCLDLARGETVVIRGATSSLGQAAVNIAADLGATVLATTRTPARRDLLLGLGAHRVLLDDGDLAAQVASAGITVDAVADLVGNSALRDSLRTVRPRGRVCQLGFLGGQAPVRDFNPIADLPTGVHLSFFGSFMLGTEHFGLHDVPLAALIAKAEAGAYQARPRRVFAFDDIVDAHRVMEANQAGGKLVVAVG from the coding sequence ATGCGTGCCATCGTCATCTCCCGCCACGGCGGACCCGAGGTCCTCATCCCCGCCGACCTGCCCGACCCCGTCGCCGCGGACGGGGAGGTACTGATCCGGGTGCGCGCGTTCGGCCTCAACCACGCCGAGCTGTACATGCGCGACGGCAGCTGGGGCGACCTCGCTCCGGTGCCCGGCATCGAGTGCGCCGGCACCGTCGAGTCCGACCCGGCCGGCCGGCTCGCGCCGGGCACCCGGGTCGTCGCGCTGATGGGCGGCCTCGGCCGGACCCGCAACGGCAGCTACGCCGAACTCGTCACGGTCCCCGCGACCAACGTCGTGCCCGTCGACACCACCCTGTCGTGGCCGGACCTGGCGGCGCTGCCCGAGGTGTACGCCACGGCATGGAGCGGCCTGCGCACCTGTCTCGACCTCGCGCGGGGGGAGACCGTCGTCATCCGTGGTGCCACCTCCTCCCTCGGGCAGGCCGCCGTGAACATCGCCGCTGACCTCGGTGCAACGGTGCTGGCCACCACCCGCACCCCCGCGCGCCGCGACCTGCTCCTGGGCCTCGGCGCCCACCGGGTGCTCCTCGACGACGGCGACCTCGCCGCCCAGGTCGCCTCCGCCGGGATCACCGTCGACGCCGTCGCCGACCTCGTCGGCAACAGCGCCCTGCGCGACTCGCTGCGCACCGTGCGACCACGCGGCCGGGTATGCCAGCTCGGCTTCCTCGGCGGACAGGCGCCCGTGCGCGACTTCAACCCGATCGCGGACCTGCCGACCGGCGTACACCTGAGCTTCTTCGGCAGCTTCATGCTCGGCACCGAACACTTCGGCCTGCACGACGTGCCCCTCGCCGCACTGATCGCCAAGGCGGAGGCCGGCGCGTACCAGGCCCGGCCTCGGCGCGTGTTCGCCTTCGACGACATCGTCGACGCCCACCGGGTGATGGAGGCCAACCAGGCTGGCGGGAAGCTCGTGGTCGCCGTCGGATGA
- a CDS encoding TetR/AcrR family transcriptional regulator, with product MPRPREFEPEQVLDTAMREFWERGYRATSVADLVKATGVQPGSLYGAFAGGKRALFLASLERYSKLVVPEKLGALDDPGASLAEVRAYFDGLVRDLTTEEGRQGCLLVNSAVELAATDPEVAAVVRGHHARLRDAFTRALRVAARRGAIGPAVDVEGAARLLVATSQGLMVVGKVDPDRDTLEAIVHHAFAGLR from the coding sequence ATGCCCCGCCCCCGTGAGTTCGAACCCGAGCAGGTGCTCGACACCGCCATGCGCGAGTTCTGGGAGCGCGGCTACCGGGCCACGTCCGTCGCCGACCTGGTCAAGGCGACCGGGGTCCAACCCGGCAGCCTGTACGGGGCGTTCGCCGGCGGAAAACGCGCGCTGTTCCTGGCCTCGCTGGAGCGGTATTCGAAGCTGGTCGTCCCGGAGAAGCTCGGCGCCCTGGACGATCCCGGTGCCTCCCTCGCGGAGGTCCGGGCGTACTTCGACGGTCTGGTCCGCGATCTGACCACGGAGGAGGGTCGGCAGGGTTGTCTGCTGGTCAACTCGGCGGTCGAGCTGGCCGCGACCGATCCGGAGGTCGCCGCCGTCGTGCGCGGACACCACGCCCGGCTGCGCGACGCCTTCACCCGGGCGCTGCGCGTGGCGGCCCGGCGCGGCGCAATCGGTCCCGCCGTCGACGTGGAGGGGGCCGCCCGGCTCCTCGTCGCGACCAGTCAGGGTCTGATGGTCGTCGGCAAGGTCGACCCCGACCGCGACACCCTCGAGGCGATCGTGCACCACGCCTTCGCCGGCTTGCGCTAG
- a CDS encoding NPCBM/NEW2 domain-containing protein: protein MSAPLPRRSLAAGVAALFLAAVSVAGTAPAVASDNGLALTPQMGWNSWNAFHCSIDETKIKGAADALVSTGLSAAGYTYVNVDDCWQAGTRDANGRLQADPTRFPAGIKALADYVHGKGLKFGIYATPGTRTCGNIYNGYPGALGSKGHEALDARTFADWGVDYLKYDWCLANEDGVDPQAGFTLMRDSLKDAGRPILYSIHREPQLPVDSWRADVANSWRTTPDIGDSWGSMIGIAHANQPLAGYARPGAWNDPDMLEVGNGGMTATEYRTHMSLWAEMAAPLLVGTNLATASSSTVGILTNADVLAVSQDTLGKQGTVVSSSGGLVVMSRPLADGSRAVTLTNETGSTATIATTASALGIGGSSSYTLKDLWSKATTRTVGSVSASVPSHATVMYRVTPAAGSTVYLSDLQPTSSTNGWGPVEKDTSVGEAAAGDGHTLTVNGTTYAKGLGAHAASDVRYALGSGCTTVTADVGVDDEKTTAGSVVFQIWKDTTKVADSGVKTYTQAATHLTADVTGGSTLRLVVTDAGDGVGSDHADWGNAQLTCGTGTGSAPVSVEAEKGTRGGAATAPNCSACSGGAKVGFLGNGAGNDVTLSVTVPAAGTRQLGVAYLTSGARSFSVSVNGGAAIQLTLDGSSWDIPLNSALVDVALNAGANTIRFYNASGPAPDLDMITVF, encoded by the coding sequence ATGTCCGCACCCCTCCCTCGCAGATCGCTCGCGGCCGGCGTCGCCGCACTGTTCCTCGCCGCCGTGTCCGTCGCCGGCACCGCCCCGGCCGTCGCCTCGGACAACGGCCTGGCGCTGACCCCGCAGATGGGCTGGAACAGCTGGAACGCCTTCCACTGCTCCATCGACGAGACCAAGATCAAGGGCGCGGCCGACGCGCTCGTGTCGACCGGCCTGTCCGCCGCCGGCTACACGTACGTCAACGTGGACGACTGTTGGCAGGCCGGCACCCGCGACGCGAACGGACGGCTGCAGGCGGACCCCACCCGGTTCCCCGCCGGCATCAAGGCCCTCGCCGACTACGTGCACGGCAAGGGCCTGAAGTTCGGGATCTACGCCACCCCCGGCACCCGCACCTGCGGCAACATCTACAACGGCTACCCCGGCGCCCTGGGCAGCAAGGGCCACGAGGCCCTCGACGCGCGGACCTTCGCGGACTGGGGCGTGGACTACCTCAAGTACGACTGGTGCCTGGCCAACGAGGACGGCGTCGACCCGCAGGCCGGATTCACCCTCATGCGCGACTCCCTCAAGGACGCCGGCCGGCCGATCCTGTACAGCATCCACCGCGAACCCCAGCTGCCCGTCGACTCCTGGCGGGCCGACGTCGCCAACTCCTGGCGGACCACCCCCGACATCGGCGACTCGTGGGGGAGCATGATCGGCATCGCGCACGCCAACCAGCCCCTCGCCGGCTACGCGCGCCCCGGCGCCTGGAACGACCCCGACATGCTCGAGGTGGGCAACGGCGGGATGACGGCCACCGAGTACCGCACCCACATGAGCCTGTGGGCCGAGATGGCCGCGCCACTGCTCGTCGGCACGAATCTCGCGACGGCCAGTTCCTCGACGGTCGGCATCCTCACCAACGCCGACGTCCTCGCCGTCAGCCAGGACACCCTCGGCAAGCAGGGCACCGTCGTGTCCAGCTCCGGCGGACTCGTCGTGATGTCCCGCCCACTCGCCGACGGCTCCCGGGCCGTGACGCTGACCAACGAGACCGGCTCCACGGCCACCATCGCCACGACCGCCTCGGCGCTGGGCATCGGCGGATCCTCCTCGTACACGCTGAAGGATCTGTGGTCGAAGGCGACCACCAGGACGGTCGGCTCCGTCAGCGCCTCCGTCCCGAGCCACGCGACGGTCATGTACCGGGTCACTCCCGCGGCCGGGTCCACTGTCTACCTCAGCGACCTGCAGCCGACCTCCAGCACCAACGGATGGGGCCCGGTGGAGAAGGACACCAGCGTCGGCGAGGCGGCGGCCGGTGACGGACACACCCTGACCGTCAACGGCACCACCTACGCCAAGGGCCTGGGCGCGCACGCCGCCTCCGACGTGCGGTACGCGCTCGGCAGCGGTTGTACCACGGTGACGGCCGACGTCGGCGTCGACGACGAGAAGACCACGGCCGGCTCCGTGGTGTTCCAGATCTGGAAGGACACCACGAAGGTCGCCGACAGCGGCGTCAAGACGTACACCCAGGCGGCGACCCACCTCACGGCCGACGTCACGGGCGGCAGCACCCTGCGGCTCGTCGTCACCGACGCCGGGGACGGAGTCGGCTCCGACCACGCCGACTGGGGCAACGCCCAACTCACCTGCGGCACGGGCACTGGCAGCGCCCCCGTCAGCGTCGAGGCCGAGAAGGGCACCCGCGGCGGCGCGGCCACCGCCCCGAACTGTTCCGCCTGCTCCGGCGGGGCCAAGGTCGGCTTCCTCGGCAACGGTGCCGGCAACGACGTGACCCTCTCTGTCACGGTGCCGGCGGCCGGCACGAGGCAGCTCGGGGTCGCCTACCTGACCAGCGGGGCGCGGTCGTTCAGCGTCAGCGTCAACGGCGGGGCCGCGATCCAGCTGACCCTCGACGGATCGAGCTGGGACATCCCACTCAACTCGGCGCTGGTGGACGTCGCCCTCAACGCCGGCGCCAACACGATCCGCTTCTACAACGCCTCGGGTCCGGCGCCGGACCTGGACATGATCACGGTGTTCTGA
- a CDS encoding ABC transporter permease has protein sequence MKPATAPTPVLPTDTSTTAPRRGLRTLISGIGTQNLSLVAALVVVAGVFGLLNSAYLSVANIAVIGETVTIAGLLAVVQTVVIICGALDISVGSQAGVASVISAMAFTATGGNPLFGIGAAIAVGVAAGVVNGLIIVYGRVNPVIATLATLAAYKGIAQLISNGRAQGYVLGDDFFVFLARGKLLGLPVQVWILAVVALGVHLLLKFTDIGRNIYAIGGNDTAARLAGIKINKYLISVYALAGVVAAIAGILLTARTGSGQPVSGSEGLELKAITAAALGGCALKGGKGGVGGTLLAVALLGALENGLTVVGVNAFWQNVAQGALLVIAVVIQQWRNGERAVGLPT, from the coding sequence GTGAAACCCGCCACCGCGCCCACGCCGGTGCTGCCGACGGACACCAGCACCACGGCACCCCGACGAGGCCTGCGCACCCTGATCAGTGGGATCGGCACCCAGAACCTGAGTCTCGTCGCGGCCCTCGTGGTCGTGGCCGGCGTGTTCGGGCTGCTCAACTCCGCCTATCTCAGCGTCGCGAACATCGCCGTCATCGGCGAGACGGTCACCATCGCCGGCCTTCTGGCCGTCGTGCAGACCGTCGTCATCATCTGCGGGGCGCTGGACATCTCCGTGGGCTCGCAGGCTGGCGTGGCGTCGGTGATCAGCGCGATGGCGTTCACGGCCACGGGCGGAAACCCGCTGTTCGGGATCGGTGCGGCGATTGCCGTCGGCGTGGCGGCCGGCGTCGTCAACGGCCTCATCATCGTGTACGGCCGGGTGAACCCGGTCATCGCGACGCTGGCCACGCTCGCGGCGTACAAGGGAATCGCGCAGTTGATCTCCAATGGGCGTGCCCAGGGCTACGTGCTGGGCGACGATTTCTTCGTGTTCCTCGCCCGGGGCAAGCTCCTCGGCCTGCCGGTCCAGGTGTGGATCCTGGCCGTGGTCGCGCTCGGCGTGCACCTGTTGCTGAAGTTCACCGACATCGGCCGCAACATCTACGCCATCGGCGGCAACGACACGGCGGCCCGCCTCGCCGGCATCAAGATCAACAAATACCTGATCTCCGTGTACGCCCTCGCCGGCGTCGTCGCCGCCATCGCCGGCATCCTCCTGACCGCGCGCACCGGATCCGGACAGCCCGTGTCCGGCAGCGAGGGCCTGGAGCTCAAGGCCATCACCGCGGCGGCCCTGGGCGGCTGTGCCCTCAAGGGCGGCAAGGGCGGCGTCGGCGGCACCCTCCTCGCGGTCGCACTCCTCGGCGCGCTGGAGAACGGCCTCACCGTCGTCGGCGTCAACGCCTTCTGGCAGAACGTCGCCCAGGGGGCGCTGCTCGTCATCGCCGTGGTCATCCAGCAGTGGCGCAACGGGGAGCGCGCCGTCGGACTGCCCACCTGA
- a CDS encoding sugar ABC transporter ATP-binding protein, whose product MLGVVPELTVGAGLRVDGVSKSFSGVPALRDVSLEFPAGQVTALMGENGAGKSTLIRIINGDHLPDAGTVRLDGKVLPLHSPADARAAGIRIIPQEPEIIPHVSVAENVYVGALPRGVAHRLDRGALRRKIRADLAELGFDRILDPDMLGSRLSASQRQLVEILRALTTDARVIAFDEPTSSLSEHEVEALFALIGRLRERGLAVIYVSHRMREIFQLSDRIAVLRDGGVVGVRETWATDEGEIVKMMVGRDLSTLFAREHGGAGDTVLDVRDVTTDDVRDISLTVRAGEVVALAGLVGAGRSELARALAGDLPIRSGTVSVGGRQVRLRQPADAIAAGIGLAPEERKAQALFLHRSVRDNASLVVLDRLRWFRFVRRAAERSLVRLYTDRLRVRTRSLEQEVRTLSGGNQQKVVLARWLARRPRVLILDEPTRGIDVGAKAEIYQIIADLAKTGVALLVISSDLPEVLGLADRIVVMQGGRITGELTLGEATEEKILALAMADDLGTAPGGQR is encoded by the coding sequence GTGCTCGGCGTAGTTCCTGAGCTCACCGTCGGCGCGGGTCTCCGCGTCGACGGGGTGAGCAAGAGCTTCTCCGGCGTGCCGGCACTGCGGGACGTGAGCCTGGAGTTCCCCGCCGGCCAGGTGACCGCGCTGATGGGGGAGAACGGGGCCGGCAAGTCCACCCTGATCCGGATCATCAACGGAGACCACCTGCCCGACGCCGGCACCGTCCGGCTCGACGGCAAGGTGCTGCCCCTGCACAGTCCCGCCGACGCGCGCGCCGCCGGGATCCGGATCATCCCGCAGGAGCCGGAGATCATTCCGCACGTCTCCGTCGCCGAGAACGTCTACGTCGGGGCGCTGCCCCGCGGTGTCGCGCACCGCCTGGACCGGGGTGCGCTGCGCCGGAAGATCCGCGCCGACCTGGCCGAGCTGGGCTTCGACCGGATCCTCGACCCGGACATGCTGGGCTCGCGGTTGTCGGCCTCGCAGCGCCAGCTCGTGGAGATCCTCCGCGCGTTGACCACCGACGCCCGGGTGATCGCGTTCGACGAGCCGACGTCGTCGCTGTCCGAGCACGAGGTCGAGGCGTTGTTCGCCCTGATCGGTCGGCTCCGGGAGCGCGGCCTGGCCGTGATCTACGTGTCGCACCGGATGCGGGAGATCTTCCAGCTCTCCGACCGGATCGCCGTCCTGCGCGACGGCGGCGTGGTCGGGGTCAGGGAGACCTGGGCGACCGACGAGGGTGAGATCGTCAAGATGATGGTCGGCCGGGACCTGTCCACTCTGTTCGCCCGCGAGCACGGCGGCGCGGGGGACACGGTGCTCGACGTCCGCGACGTCACCACCGACGACGTCCGCGACATCAGCCTGACCGTGCGCGCCGGGGAGGTCGTCGCCCTCGCCGGCCTCGTCGGCGCCGGACGGTCCGAGCTGGCCCGGGCCCTCGCCGGGGACCTGCCGATCCGGTCGGGCACCGTGTCCGTCGGTGGCCGGCAGGTCCGGCTGCGGCAGCCCGCCGACGCGATCGCGGCGGGGATCGGGCTCGCGCCGGAGGAACGCAAGGCCCAGGCGCTGTTCCTGCACCGGTCGGTGCGCGACAACGCCTCCCTGGTGGTACTGGACCGGCTGCGTTGGTTCCGGTTCGTCCGCCGGGCGGCCGAGCGCAGTCTCGTGCGGCTGTACACCGACCGGTTGCGGGTCCGGACCCGGTCCCTGGAGCAGGAGGTGCGCACGCTGTCGGGGGGCAACCAGCAGAAGGTGGTGCTCGCCCGGTGGCTGGCGCGCCGGCCCAGGGTCCTCATCCTCGACGAACCCACCCGGGGCATCGACGTGGGGGCGAAGGCCGAGATCTACCAGATCATCGCCGACCTCGCCAAGACCGGAGTCGCGTTGCTGGTGATCTCCTCCGACCTGCCCGAGGTTCTCGGGCTCGCCGACCGGATCGTCGTCATGCAGGGCGGCAGGATCACCGGCGAACTCACCCTCGGCGAGGCCACCGAGGAGAAGATCCTCGCCCTCGCGATGGCCGACGACCTCGGCACGGCACCCGGAGGACAGCGATGA